In Streptomyces sp. NBC_00306, a single genomic region encodes these proteins:
- a CDS encoding SDR family NAD(P)-dependent oxidoreductase gives MSRTALVTGGSRGIGAAIALRLAQEGADVAITYVRSDEAAEEVVRKIEAAGRRGVALRSDAAGTECGASAVSRAADALGRLDILVNNAGVGVLGPVDSLATADVDRVLAVNVRAVFLASQAAAARMERGGRIVSIGSCMTKYVPGPGGTLYAMSKSALTGLTKALARELGPRGITANLIHPGPIDTDMNPSDGPYAPPQKAGTALDRFGTPEEVASLVAYVTSDEASYITGAELAVDGGHAA, from the coding sequence ATGTCCAGGACAGCTCTGGTGACAGGTGGCAGCCGCGGAATCGGTGCGGCGATCGCTCTGCGACTCGCGCAGGAGGGCGCCGATGTCGCCATCACCTATGTGCGGAGCGACGAGGCCGCCGAGGAGGTGGTCCGCAAGATCGAGGCGGCGGGCCGCCGGGGTGTCGCGCTCCGGTCGGACGCCGCAGGCACGGAATGCGGCGCCTCCGCCGTCAGCCGCGCGGCCGACGCGCTCGGCCGGCTGGACATCCTGGTCAACAACGCAGGGGTCGGCGTACTCGGACCGGTCGACAGCCTGGCGACGGCCGACGTGGACCGGGTGCTGGCGGTGAACGTGCGCGCGGTCTTCCTCGCTTCCCAGGCGGCAGCCGCGCGGATGGAGCGCGGCGGCCGGATCGTCTCCATCGGCTCCTGCATGACGAAGTACGTGCCGGGCCCGGGAGGCACGCTCTATGCGATGAGCAAGTCGGCCCTGACAGGCCTGACGAAGGCACTGGCCCGCGAACTGGGCCCGCGCGGCATCACGGCGAACCTCATCCACCCGGGCCCGATCGACACGGACATGAACCCGTCGGACGGCCCGTACGCGCCTCCGCAGAAGGCGGGTACCGCACTGGACCGCTTCGGTACCCCGGAGGAGGTGGCGTCGCTGGTCGCGTATGTGACGAGCGACGAGGCGTCGTACATCACGGGAGCGGAACTGGCGGTGGACGGCGGCCACGCGGCGTGA
- a CDS encoding nucleotidyltransferase family protein yields the protein MAHAPNEPVVAGLLLAAGGGRRLGGRPKALLSHRGRPLVEHAVRVLREGGCETVHVVLGAAADHVRQEADLSGCVVVDNADWQDGMGSSLRTGLESLTATPADAALVCLVDQPGIGAPAVARVRAAYRSRDALVAASYNGERGHPVLFGADRWKAIAASAVGDRGARAYLKEHADAIELVECGDIAEAYDIDTTEDLARLE from the coding sequence ATGGCACATGCACCGAACGAACCCGTCGTCGCCGGACTGCTGCTCGCCGCGGGCGGCGGACGGCGTCTCGGCGGCCGCCCGAAGGCACTGCTGTCGCACCGCGGGCGGCCACTGGTGGAGCACGCGGTACGGGTGCTGCGCGAGGGCGGCTGCGAGACCGTGCACGTGGTCCTCGGCGCGGCGGCCGACCACGTACGACAGGAGGCCGATCTGTCCGGCTGCGTCGTCGTCGACAACGCGGACTGGCAGGACGGCATGGGGTCGTCGCTGCGCACCGGACTGGAATCCCTGACCGCGACGCCCGCGGACGCGGCGCTCGTCTGCCTGGTGGACCAGCCGGGGATCGGCGCACCCGCGGTGGCACGGGTGCGGGCCGCGTACCGGTCCCGGGACGCGCTCGTCGCGGCCTCGTACAACGGGGAACGCGGGCACCCGGTGCTGTTCGGGGCGGATCGCTGGAAGGCGATCGCGGCGAGCGCGGTGGGCGATCGCGGCGCCCGCGCGTATCTGAAGGAACACGCCGACGCGATCGAGCTCGTCGAGTGCGGCGACATCGCGGAGGCGTACGACATCGACACGACCGAGGATCTGGCGCGCCTTGAATGA
- the allB gene encoding allantoinase AllB, producing the protein MADVDVNLVLRSTRVITPDGTRAAAVTVAGGKIAAVLPYDTEVPAGARLEDVGDDVVLPGLVDTHVHVNDPGRTAWEGFWTATRAAAAGGITTLLDMPLNSLPPTTTVDNLRTKQDVARPKAHVDTGFWGGAIPDNTKDLRSLHDAGVFGFKCFLSPSGVEEFPELDQEQLARSMAEIAGFGGLLIVHAEDPHHLAAAPQEPGPRYADFLASRPRDAENTAIENLIAHAKRLNARVHVLHLSSSDALPLIAAAKAEGVRISVESCPHFLTLTAEEVPDGATEFKCCPPIREAANQDALWAGLADGTIDCIVTDHSPCTTDLKTPDFASAWGGISSLQLGLPAIWTAARGRGHSLEDVVRWMSAGPAELAGLTHKGAIEAGRDADFAVLAPDETFTVDPAELYHRNQVTAYAGKTLYGVVRSTWLRGERIVENGTLAEPAGRLLERNN; encoded by the coding sequence GTGGCCGATGTGGACGTGAACCTGGTACTGCGCTCGACGCGGGTGATCACCCCGGACGGAACGCGGGCCGCGGCGGTCACCGTCGCCGGCGGCAAGATCGCGGCCGTGCTCCCGTACGACACCGAGGTGCCGGCCGGGGCCAGGCTGGAGGACGTCGGCGACGACGTCGTACTGCCCGGCCTGGTGGACACCCACGTCCATGTGAACGACCCCGGCCGTACCGCATGGGAGGGCTTCTGGACCGCCACCCGCGCCGCCGCCGCGGGCGGTATCACCACGCTCCTCGACATGCCTCTCAACTCCCTTCCGCCCACCACGACCGTCGACAACCTGCGGACCAAGCAGGACGTCGCACGGCCCAAGGCCCATGTCGACACGGGCTTCTGGGGTGGCGCGATCCCGGACAACACCAAGGATCTGCGGTCACTGCACGACGCCGGGGTCTTCGGCTTCAAGTGCTTCCTGTCGCCGTCCGGGGTGGAGGAGTTCCCGGAACTCGACCAGGAGCAGCTCGCCCGCTCCATGGCCGAGATCGCCGGCTTCGGCGGACTGCTCATCGTGCACGCCGAGGACCCGCACCACCTCGCCGCCGCTCCCCAGGAGCCCGGCCCCCGGTACGCGGACTTCCTCGCCTCCCGGCCCCGCGACGCCGAGAACACCGCCATCGAGAACCTGATCGCCCACGCCAAGCGGCTGAACGCGCGGGTGCACGTCCTGCATCTGTCGTCCAGCGACGCCCTGCCGCTGATCGCCGCCGCCAAGGCGGAGGGGGTGCGGATCTCCGTCGAGTCCTGCCCGCACTTCCTCACCCTCACCGCCGAGGAAGTCCCGGACGGCGCCACGGAGTTCAAGTGCTGCCCGCCCATCCGTGAAGCCGCGAACCAGGACGCGCTCTGGGCCGGCCTGGCCGACGGCACCATCGACTGCATCGTCACCGACCACTCGCCCTGCACCACCGACCTCAAGACTCCCGACTTCGCCTCGGCCTGGGGCGGCATCTCCTCGCTTCAGCTGGGACTCCCGGCGATCTGGACCGCGGCACGCGGGCGCGGCCATTCCCTGGAGGACGTCGTGCGGTGGATGTCCGCCGGCCCGGCCGAACTCGCCGGGCTGACCCACAAGGGCGCCATCGAGGCCGGCCGCGACGCCGACTTCGCCGTCCTCGCCCCGGACGAGACCTTCACCGTCGACCCGGCCGAGCTGTACCACCGCAACCAGGTCACCGCGTACGCGGGCAAGACGCTGTACGGCGTCGTCCGTTCGACGTGGCTGCGGGGCGAGCGAATCGTGGAGAACGGCACCCTCGCGGAGCCGGCCGGCCGTCTGCTCGAAAGGAACAACTGA
- a CDS encoding tetratricopeptide repeat protein, whose amino-acid sequence MTARNRGGRPWGPIRAESREAEVLALFLRAQVDASGKTLTTLAEQVHVSKSQISQQLAGKVPGRRFVTDLIRATIPEPRLRERRLDEAGKLLRAALSPSPDRTSSAPVRSPALELAEARAQQVDVYDRLTRSLEQQNQLREAAGNSAKLVMVLLTMINKLEGRISDLADERDRLRASHADPTVLRQTQHRLTRAREQEQRAEQELQRAQEKQRQAEELAERVQARVDELTDQLDRLRSGAADGTPDEDRRAVPRPVQARGAADPVGDDIEQALRRASAVNDQDGHVLRDIAQDFAQDPAEVVPEEEPDNPASGHFSEDNVKTIWPAIVAAGQIRGDYREAVRLSTLLVAASKKTGRPEDPLTLAVRHTLAHWRGKAGDASGAAEAFTELLSVRKRVLGPEHPDTLATRHNLAGLRGEAGDVAGAVGAFAELVPVLDRVMGPEHPATLATRHNLANWRGQAGDAAGAVKAFGELLPVVVRVLGPEHADTLAVRHSFAVWRGEAGDAADAVEALAELLPVHVRVLGPDHPEVLTTRHLLGWWRGEVGDVSGAVAALSELLPVQERVLGPEHPRTLATRHEAARWQGEAGNAVGAVRALAELLQVRERTLGPEHPVTLENRRHLVRYEGLAGDVAGAVAAFAELLPVQERVLGPEHPRTLATRHELAGLRGVLGDIPGQVKAWAELLPVQERVLGPKHPDTLATRNKLLRRRLQAPG is encoded by the coding sequence GTGACCGCGCGCAATCGGGGAGGCAGGCCCTGGGGGCCGATCCGGGCGGAGAGCCGAGAAGCCGAGGTGCTCGCCCTCTTTCTGCGCGCACAGGTCGACGCCAGCGGCAAGACGCTGACGACGCTTGCCGAACAGGTCCATGTGTCCAAGTCGCAGATCAGTCAGCAACTGGCCGGGAAGGTCCCCGGCCGGCGATTCGTGACCGACCTGATCCGCGCCACGATTCCCGAGCCACGGCTGCGCGAGCGGCGGCTGGACGAGGCCGGGAAACTCCTCCGGGCCGCTCTCAGTCCTTCGCCGGACAGGACGTCTTCCGCCCCCGTGCGTTCACCGGCTCTGGAGCTCGCCGAGGCCCGTGCCCAGCAGGTCGACGTCTACGACCGGCTCACGCGCTCGCTGGAACAGCAGAACCAGCTCAGGGAAGCCGCCGGCAACTCCGCCAAGCTCGTCATGGTCCTGCTGACGATGATCAACAAGTTGGAGGGGCGGATCAGCGACCTGGCCGACGAGCGCGATCGGCTCCGCGCCTCCCACGCCGATCCCACGGTCCTGCGGCAGACACAGCACCGGCTCACCCGCGCCCGGGAGCAGGAGCAGCGGGCCGAACAGGAACTTCAGCGCGCGCAGGAGAAGCAGCGACAGGCGGAGGAGCTCGCCGAGCGGGTTCAGGCCCGCGTCGACGAACTCACCGACCAGCTGGACCGGCTGCGCTCGGGTGCCGCCGACGGAACACCCGACGAAGACCGCCGCGCGGTGCCCCGGCCGGTGCAGGCCCGCGGAGCCGCGGACCCGGTCGGCGACGACATCGAGCAGGCTCTCCGCAGGGCATCCGCCGTCAACGACCAGGACGGCCACGTACTGAGGGACATCGCGCAGGACTTTGCCCAGGACCCCGCCGAGGTTGTCCCGGAAGAGGAGCCGGACAACCCCGCAAGCGGCCATTTCTCCGAGGACAACGTCAAGACCATCTGGCCCGCGATCGTCGCGGCCGGACAGATCAGGGGCGACTACCGGGAAGCGGTCCGGCTGAGCACCCTCCTTGTCGCCGCCTCGAAGAAGACGGGCCGACCGGAGGACCCGCTCACGCTGGCAGTGCGGCACACGCTCGCGCACTGGCGGGGCAAGGCAGGTGACGCTTCCGGCGCGGCGGAGGCCTTCACCGAGCTGCTCTCCGTGCGGAAGCGCGTACTGGGTCCGGAGCACCCCGACACGCTGGCCACCCGGCACAACCTCGCCGGTCTGCGAGGTGAGGCGGGCGACGTGGCCGGCGCGGTCGGGGCTTTCGCCGAGCTGGTCCCGGTGCTCGACCGGGTGATGGGTCCGGAACACCCCGCCACGCTGGCCACCCGGCACAACCTGGCCAACTGGCGCGGGCAGGCGGGGGATGCCGCCGGCGCGGTGAAGGCTTTCGGCGAGCTGCTTCCCGTGGTGGTGCGGGTATTGGGCCCGGAGCACGCGGACACGCTGGCCGTCCGGCACAGCTTCGCTGTCTGGCGAGGTGAGGCGGGCGACGCGGCCGACGCGGTGGAGGCCCTCGCCGAGCTGCTGCCGGTGCATGTCCGGGTGCTCGGCCCGGATCACCCGGAGGTGCTCACCACCCGGCACCTTCTCGGCTGGTGGCGGGGCGAGGTGGGAGATGTGTCCGGCGCTGTCGCGGCCCTGTCCGAGCTGCTTCCGGTACAGGAGCGGGTACTGGGTCCGGAGCATCCGCGCACGCTCGCCACCCGGCACGAGGCCGCCCGCTGGCAGGGTGAGGCCGGCAACGCCGTCGGCGCGGTACGGGCCTTGGCCGAGCTGCTCCAGGTGCGCGAGCGGACGCTGGGGCCGGAACACCCGGTCACTCTGGAGAACCGTCGCCACCTCGTGCGGTACGAAGGCCTGGCAGGTGATGTGGCCGGTGCGGTCGCAGCGTTCGCCGAGCTGCTTCCGGTGCAGGAGCGGGTACTGGGTCCGGAGCATCCGCGGACGCTCGCCACGCGGCACGAGCTCGCCGGTCTGCGGGGTGTGCTCGGTGACATCCCGGGTCAGGTCAAGGCCTGGGCCGAGCTGCTTCCGGTGCAGGAGCGGGTGCTGGGGCCGAAGCACCCGGACACGCTCGCCACCCGGAACAAGCTGCTCCGCCGGCGCCTCCAGGCACCTGGCTGA
- the alc gene encoding allantoicase translates to MTVSIPSFTGDASPYGGGDPYGDYRTADFPFTHHADLADRRLGAGVIAANDEFFAERENMLKPEAAEFDPEHFGHKGKIMDGWETRRRRGVGAEQPHPTDDDHDWALVRLGAPGVVRGIVIDTAHFRGNYPQAVSVEATAVAGSPSPEDLLADDVKWTALVPRTAIGGHAANGFVVDVEQRFTHLRVNQHPDGGIARLRVYGEVTPDPAWLGVLGTFDLVALENGGRVEDASDRFYSPATNTIQPGRSRKMDDGWETRRRRDKGNDWIRYQLVEQSEIRAVEIDTAYLKGNSAGWAAISLRDGETGEWAEILPRTRLQPDTNHRFVLDAPAVGSRVRIDIYPDGGISRLRLFGSLTADGAARLRARHQELGG, encoded by the coding sequence CTGACCGTGTCCATCCCTTCTTTCACCGGTGACGCCAGCCCCTACGGCGGCGGTGACCCGTACGGCGACTACCGCACGGCCGACTTCCCCTTCACGCACCACGCCGACCTCGCCGACCGGCGCCTGGGCGCGGGCGTCATCGCCGCCAACGACGAGTTCTTCGCCGAGCGCGAGAACATGCTGAAGCCCGAGGCGGCGGAGTTCGACCCGGAGCACTTCGGCCACAAGGGCAAGATCATGGACGGCTGGGAGACCCGCCGCCGCCGTGGCGTGGGCGCGGAGCAGCCGCATCCGACCGACGACGACCACGACTGGGCGCTCGTACGCCTCGGCGCGCCCGGTGTCGTACGCGGCATCGTCATCGACACCGCGCACTTCCGCGGCAACTACCCGCAGGCCGTCTCCGTGGAGGCGACCGCGGTGGCCGGGTCCCCCTCGCCGGAGGACCTGCTCGCGGACGACGTGAAGTGGACCGCGCTCGTACCGCGGACGGCCATCGGCGGCCACGCGGCCAACGGCTTCGTCGTCGACGTCGAACAGCGCTTCACGCACCTGCGCGTCAACCAGCACCCCGACGGCGGCATCGCGCGCCTGCGGGTGTACGGAGAGGTGACACCCGACCCGGCGTGGCTGGGCGTGCTCGGCACCTTCGACCTCGTCGCGCTGGAGAACGGCGGCCGGGTGGAGGACGCGTCCGACCGCTTCTACTCCCCGGCCACCAACACCATCCAGCCGGGCCGTTCCCGCAAGATGGACGACGGCTGGGAGACCCGCCGGCGCCGGGACAAGGGCAACGACTGGATCCGCTACCAGCTCGTGGAGCAGTCCGAGATCCGCGCGGTGGAGATCGACACGGCGTATCTGAAGGGCAACAGCGCGGGCTGGGCGGCGATTTCGCTGCGCGACGGGGAGACGGGGGAGTGGGCGGAGATCCTCCCGCGGACCCGGCTCCAGCCGGACACGAACCACCGTTTCGTGCTGGATGCGCCGGCGGTGGGCAGCCGGGTGCGGATCGACATCTACCCGGACGGCGGGATCTCGCGACTGCGGTTGTTCGGGTCGCTGACGGCGGACGGGGCGGCGCGGCTGCGGGCGCGGCACCAGGAGCTCGGGGGCTGA
- a CDS encoding DUF5955 family protein, giving the protein MLRSVGQTRVTGSGEDPRTTELRAAVARLRRELAGHPAEFSDRDIAEDELAVLAAMVAAGDPEIPRMRRSLLLIAGAIGSVSALAPALMQVRNAMDLFGEVPR; this is encoded by the coding sequence TTGTTGCGGAGCGTGGGGCAGACGCGGGTGACAGGGAGCGGCGAGGACCCGAGAACGACGGAGCTGCGCGCTGCCGTCGCCCGGCTCCGCCGTGAACTCGCCGGTCATCCGGCGGAGTTCTCCGACCGGGACATCGCCGAGGACGAACTCGCCGTGCTGGCGGCGATGGTCGCGGCCGGCGACCCGGAGATCCCCCGGATGCGGCGGTCGCTGCTGCTGATCGCCGGGGCGATCGGTTCGGTGAGCGCGCTGGCGCCGGCGCTGATGCAGGTACGCAACGCGATGGACCTCTTCGGCGAGGTGCCGCGCTAG
- a CDS encoding sensor histidine kinase, with translation MTRTEYPWLLPSAMADPQEPDPRGETSTGRRRRTVRDWIVDTCAFVLAALFGLIAAEASDQYNTSEMVVLADQLLGAAACCALWVRRRWPVGLALVLTVATVLTPVAGGAMLVAVFSLAVHRLFRPVALVGLVALVGSVVQPLVRPDPTVNYWVSMIAGVVLLLLAIGWGMLVRARRQLVVALRERALRAETEAELRAEQAQRLAREAIAREMHDVLAHRLTLLSVHAGALEFRPDAPPAEVARAAGVIRDSAHDALQDLREIIGVLRAPGEGDHGDRPQPTLATLDALVAESREAGMKVTLDNRISDTASVPAIVGRTVYRIAQEGLTNARKHAPGAEVTVAVGGGPGDGVTVAVDNPAPVDDVGTVPGSGQGLIGLTERASLAGGSLEHGATGDGGFHVRAWLPWAA, from the coding sequence ATGACGCGTACGGAATACCCCTGGCTGCTGCCCTCGGCCATGGCGGACCCCCAGGAGCCCGACCCCCGGGGGGAGACGTCCACGGGCCGGCGCCGGCGGACCGTGCGCGACTGGATCGTGGACACCTGCGCCTTCGTCCTGGCCGCGCTGTTCGGGCTGATCGCGGCGGAGGCCAGCGATCAGTACAACACCTCCGAGATGGTCGTCCTCGCCGATCAGCTGCTGGGTGCGGCGGCGTGCTGCGCCCTGTGGGTGCGGCGGCGCTGGCCGGTCGGCCTGGCCCTGGTCCTGACCGTCGCCACCGTGCTCACGCCGGTCGCCGGGGGCGCGATGCTGGTCGCCGTCTTCAGCCTCGCCGTGCACCGGCTGTTCAGGCCGGTCGCCCTGGTGGGACTCGTCGCGCTGGTCGGCTCCGTCGTCCAGCCGCTGGTGCGCCCCGACCCGACGGTGAACTACTGGGTGTCGATGATCGCCGGGGTCGTCCTGCTGCTGCTGGCGATCGGCTGGGGCATGCTCGTACGCGCCCGGCGCCAGCTCGTCGTGGCGCTGCGGGAACGGGCCCTGCGAGCCGAGACGGAGGCGGAGCTCCGGGCCGAGCAGGCCCAGCGACTGGCCCGTGAGGCGATCGCCCGCGAGATGCACGATGTGCTCGCCCACCGGCTCACCCTGCTCAGCGTGCACGCGGGCGCCCTCGAATTCCGGCCGGACGCGCCACCCGCCGAGGTCGCGCGGGCCGCGGGGGTGATCCGCGACAGCGCGCACGACGCGCTCCAGGACCTCCGCGAGATCATCGGCGTGCTCCGGGCGCCCGGCGAGGGCGACCACGGCGACCGTCCGCAGCCGACGCTCGCCACGCTCGACGCGCTGGTCGCCGAGTCCCGTGAGGCCGGGATGAAGGTGACCCTCGACAACCGCATCTCCGACACGGCATCCGTCCCGGCGATCGTGGGGCGCACCGTCTACCGCATCGCCCAGGAGGGCCTCACCAACGCCCGCAAACACGCGCCGGGCGCCGAGGTCACCGTCGCCGTCGGCGGAGGACCGGGCGACGGCGTCACCGTCGCGGTCGACAATCCCGCTCCGGTCGATGACGTCGGCACCGTGCCCGGTTCCGGGCAGGGGCTGATCGGGCTCACCGAACGGGCCTCGCTCGCCGGTGGCAGCCTCGAGCACGGAGCGACCGGAGACGGCGGATTCCATGTCCGGGCCTGGCTACCGTGGGCCGCATGA
- a CDS encoding IclR family transcriptional regulator, translating to MPTSSASTTDAAKAANSGGVQSLERAFDLLERMADAGGEVGLSELSASSGLPLPTIHRLMRTLVACGYVRQQSNRRYALGPRLIRLGESASRLLGTWARPYLARLVEETGETANMALLDGDEIVYVAQVPSKHSMRMFTEVGRRVLPHSTGVGKALLAHTPPDEVRALLARTGMPAATEKTITTPEGFLDALELVRASGYAVDDNEQEIGVRCLAVSVPNSPTAAAVSISGPAGRVTEAATERIVPILQEVAQDLSTALANTAGGNG from the coding sequence GTGCCGACGTCCAGCGCCAGCACCACCGATGCAGCCAAGGCCGCGAACAGCGGCGGCGTGCAGTCCCTGGAGCGTGCCTTCGACCTGCTCGAGAGAATGGCCGACGCGGGCGGCGAGGTCGGACTGAGCGAACTCTCCGCCAGCAGCGGTCTGCCGCTGCCCACGATCCACCGCCTGATGCGCACGCTCGTGGCCTGCGGTTATGTACGCCAGCAGTCGAACCGCCGTTACGCGCTCGGCCCCCGGCTCATCCGTCTCGGCGAGTCCGCGTCACGGCTGCTCGGGACCTGGGCGCGTCCCTATCTGGCCCGCCTGGTCGAGGAGACCGGCGAGACGGCGAACATGGCGCTGCTCGACGGCGACGAGATCGTCTACGTGGCCCAGGTGCCGTCCAAGCACTCCATGCGCATGTTCACCGAGGTCGGCCGGCGGGTCCTGCCGCACTCCACGGGTGTGGGCAAGGCGCTCCTGGCCCACACCCCGCCGGACGAGGTGCGGGCCCTGCTGGCGAGGACGGGCATGCCGGCCGCCACCGAGAAGACGATCACCACCCCCGAGGGCTTCCTGGACGCGCTGGAGCTGGTCCGGGCCAGTGGGTACGCGGTGGACGACAACGAGCAGGAGATCGGCGTGCGCTGCCTCGCGGTGTCCGTACCGAACTCACCGACGGCCGCGGCGGTCTCCATCTCCGGCCCGGCCGGACGGGTCACCGAGGCGGCCACGGAGAGGATCGTCCCGATCCTCCAGGAGGTCGCGCAGGACCTGTCGACGGCGCTGGCGAACACGGCCGGCGGGAACGGCTGA
- a CDS encoding dihydrofolate reductase family protein, with amino-acid sequence MGKLSITTFVSLDGVMQGPGGPEEDRRDGFDLGGWTVPYADDDFGHFMDSVFGRVGAFLLGRRTYEIFAGFWPTVSDPDDPIASKLNSRPKYVVSTTMERADWEPSTIIRGDLAKEIPALKERTDGEVQVHGSGRLAHSLLEHDLIDTLHVLTYPVVLGKGLRLFPEGSVPTAFRHTDARITGSGVTIQTYELAGRPEYGTYGA; translated from the coding sequence ATGGGGAAGCTCTCGATCACCACCTTCGTCTCTCTCGACGGCGTCATGCAGGGACCGGGAGGGCCCGAGGAGGACCGCCGTGACGGCTTCGACCTCGGTGGCTGGACCGTTCCCTACGCGGACGACGACTTCGGTCATTTCATGGACAGCGTCTTCGGCCGCGTCGGTGCGTTTCTGCTGGGCCGCCGCACGTACGAGATCTTCGCCGGGTTCTGGCCGACGGTGAGCGACCCGGACGACCCGATCGCCTCGAAGCTCAACTCCAGGCCGAAGTACGTCGTCTCCACCACGATGGAGCGGGCCGACTGGGAGCCGTCCACGATCATCCGCGGCGATCTCGCCAAGGAGATCCCCGCGCTCAAGGAGCGCACGGACGGTGAGGTGCAGGTCCACGGCAGCGGCCGGCTCGCCCACTCGCTGCTGGAGCACGATCTGATCGACACCCTCCATGTGCTGACCTACCCCGTCGTGCTGGGCAAGGGGCTGCGGCTCTTCCCGGAGGGCTCGGTGCCCACGGCGTTCCGGCACACGGACGCCCGCATCACCGGCAGCGGTGTGACGATCCAGACCTACGAACTGGCCGGCCGCCCCGAGTACGGGACGTACGGGGCCTGA
- a CDS encoding response regulator transcription factor — protein sequence MTIRLLVVDDDPLVRAGLSFMLGGADDLEIVGEGADGSEVPELIDRLSPDVVLMDIRMPTVDGLRATEELRRRPDAPEVVVLTTFHADEQVLRALRAGAAGFVLKDTPPAEIVAAVRRVASGDPVLSPAVTRQLMSHVADRVPDPRRSTAAQRLDSLAEREREVAVAVGRGQSNAEIAATLYMSVPTVKTHVSRILAKLDLNNRVQIALLAHDAGLLDGEGPT from the coding sequence ATGACTATCCGGTTGCTCGTCGTCGATGACGACCCCCTGGTCCGGGCGGGCCTCTCCTTCATGCTCGGCGGGGCCGACGACCTCGAGATCGTCGGGGAGGGCGCGGACGGTTCCGAGGTACCGGAACTGATCGACCGGCTCTCGCCCGACGTCGTGCTGATGGACATCCGGATGCCGACGGTGGACGGACTGCGCGCCACCGAGGAGCTGCGGCGCAGGCCCGACGCCCCCGAGGTCGTGGTGCTCACCACGTTCCACGCGGACGAGCAGGTGCTGCGGGCGCTGCGGGCCGGGGCCGCCGGGTTCGTCCTCAAGGACACCCCGCCGGCCGAGATCGTCGCCGCGGTGCGGCGGGTGGCTTCCGGGGACCCGGTGCTCTCCCCGGCCGTGACCCGCCAGCTGATGTCGCACGTCGCCGACCGGGTGCCCGACCCGCGCCGCAGCACGGCGGCCCAGCGGCTGGACTCGCTCGCGGAACGGGAGCGGGAGGTGGCGGTCGCGGTGGGCCGCGGCCAGTCCAACGCGGAGATCGCGGCGACGCTGTACATGAGCGTGCCGACCGTGAAGACCCATGTGTCGCGCATCCTCGCGAAGCTGGATCTCAACAACCGTGTCCAGATCGCGCTGCTCGCGCACGACGCTGGCCTGCTGGACGGGGAGGGGCCGACGTAG